Part of the Calditrichota bacterium genome is shown below.
CGTCAGGTAGAAGTTGGCATCCATGCCTATCTGCCAGATGCCGACTCCGCCGCGGAGAGCACCTCCAACCAGCCCGTTCTTCTGAATCGGCGCATCGATCAATCGGAAGTTGAGATCGTAGGTAACCTCGTTCTTCCCGGCGATCTTGATGTCCTCGTAAGTAACACCGAAGCCGCGAAGGCCGTAGAAGTCATCGCTCTTCACCAGACCGACAAAAGGCGAGACCCCGACCGACCGGGCAAAGTCGGCAAATGCCGATGACCGTCCCGAAGGCGGGCGATAAGGACGCCCGTAGATGTCGTAATAGAGGCTGTCCTGATTCGGAGGGCGGTTCAGCCCGGTGGTATCGGGTGGATAGCGTTGTTTAGGCGGATCCGGAGGCGCGGGCACTTCGCGGCTTCCGGTGTTGTCGTCGGAGGCTGCCGCCATAGCGTCCGACAGTTTGCCACGCGAGCGGCTCGTTTGCGACGGCCCGGCGCAGCCGGTCAGGATAAGTGCAACGGTAAGTAAGAACAACGACACCATCGGCAACATAGAGCCTCCTCCCGAGGTGTTGCCAAACGAGCGCATCTATTTGTAAAAAAACATCTTCAACGATATGACGAAGAGCCCGGCAGCGAATACCTTCCGCATCACATCGGTCGGCAGTGAGACAGCAAGCCGCGCACCAAGCCAGCCGCCGAGGACGAATCCTGCGCAAAGCAGCCCGGCGACACGCCAGTCGATCAAGCCCTTCTGGTGGTAGGTGATCACCGCCAGGATGCCGATTGGCGGTAGGAGCATCGCCAGAGTCGTCCCTTGAGCGACGTGCTGTGACATCCCAAAAAGGAGCACCAGCACCGGCAGGACGATGACGCCTCCGCCAAGGCCGACTAGCCCGCCCCAGTAGCCGGCAAGAAAGCCCAGGAGTAAGATGCCAATGGTCTGAAGCATAGGTTAGTAAAGTGACTATCAGATATGAATATAGGCGTCAAGTATGAGTCGGGCAAGATGAAGAGGGTACCGGCATAAGGATGCGGTCTATAAGAATCAAGTTCGGATGATCGGATCGGGGAGTATCTTTGTGCAAGCAGGACGCCTTCGTCCGGCGTGTAAAGTGGAGACGATGCTCGGGTGGACGAGGGCGTCCACCCACCACATGAAACAACTTACAATGCCGCCCGATTAGGCCTGAACAAGGATTATTGAGCACATTTCAAAACTGCATCAGCAGCACGCTGCACAGAGGCGACCCCGCGCCGATAGCCGCAATCCCGCTTTTCATACTACCGCCCACTTGCACCTTAGCCGGAGGGGCAGTAACTTATCCGATGCCAATAGCCTGTCATCCCGCCCCAAAGCAAGGGGCATAATCGAATAACGGAGGTCTCACCTAATGTCCATCCGCATCGGAATCAACGGCTTCGGCCGCATCGGACGGCTCGTCTTCCGCGAGATGATGCGACGCGGCGGCTACGAAGTCGTCCTCATCAATGACATCACCGACGCCCGAACCCTCGCCCACCTGTTGAAGTATGATTCGACCCACGGGCGATACCCCGGCAAAGTCGAGACCGGCGACAACTGCATCATTGTCGATGGCCGGACCATCAAAGTTTCAGCCGAGAAGAACCCGGCCAATCTGCCCTGGAGAGATCTCGACGTCTATTTTGTCGTCGAATCGACCGGCGTCTTCTCCAAGCGTGAGCAATGCCAGATGCACCTCGATGCCGGAGCGAAGAAGGTCATTCTCACTGTCCCTGCAAAGGGGGAGATCGACGCCACCATCGTCATGGGGGTCAACGAGCATATGCTTAAGGCTGAGCACCTCGTCGTCTCCAACGCCTCCTGCACCACCAATTGCCTCGCACCGATGGCCAAGGTGCTCTCCGACTCGTTCGGCATCGTCCACGGGATGATGAACACCATCCACGCCTACACTAACGATCAACGGGTGCTCGATCTGCCGCACAGCGACCTTCGGCGGGCGCGGTCGGCTGCCCTCAATAGTATTCCAACTTCAACCGGTGCCGCGAAGGCTATCGGCCTCGTCATCCCCGAACTGAAGGGCAAGATGGACGGCCTGGCAATCCGGGTCCCGGTGCCGGACGGCTCGATTGTCGATCTCACCTGCACCCTCGAACGCGACGCCTCCAAGGACGCCATTAATGAGGCAATGAAAGCCGCTGCCGATGGCCCGATGAAAGGCATCCTCGAGTTCACCGCCGATGATGTCGTCTCCTCAGACATCGTCGGCAACCGCCACTCCTGCGTCTTCGACTCAAAATTGACGATGGCGATTTCTCCGCGTATGGTGAAGGTGATCGGCTGGTATGATAACGAATACGGTTACAGTTGCCGGGTCGTCGATCTGATTGCGAAGGCAGTAGCGCTCAAATAGTCTCGCGCTTGAGCAACAGACTCAGCCTTAACCCAAACGCACTCGCTACTCTCACTGCAGACGAGTCGTTGACCTTTGGATGACGAGCGCGTCCGGCCGCCCTACCGGCCCGAAGACGATGAACCGTTTCGCGGCGAGCGTTGGGGTTGCTTTTGGGCTTCGGTGCTGGCGGGATCAGGCATTGCCACTCTGTTGCTGAGCACATTATTGGTGAGCCATCGGACTGCGCATAACCTGCTCACTGTTATCGCTTATCTCTTGATCGGCTTTGCGATTGGTAATTACTTCCGGTTGCGGCATCGAAGATGAGGTGCTGATAGCGATACGTCGAGTAAGTTGGCTCCGGTTCAAGCCGCACTTGAACATGGACGCCACAGGCAGACGGTCGAGTCGGTGCGCTGCCCCGGTTCAATTCGGGGTCGTCAGCATGATGCATGCTTAAGGTAGAGTGCGCTCCGGCGTTTTTCAGAGGCTTGTATTGTAGTATGCAAAACAAACAGATCCGCACCTTTTCTGCCGGATTGGGTATGGCTCTCCTCTTGACGGCAAGTCAACTCCCGGGCGCAGAGTCACCTACTCGCGCCATCCCTGGAACTCCCGGTTGGGACTGCAAGTTTGACACACTGCGGGCGCTGCGGCATGTTCGGGTGCTGGCGTCGGATTCTCTCGCCGGTCGTTATAGCGGCTTTGCCGGGTGGGATAAGGTCGAGAGATATCTCGCCGGGCATTTCAAGCGCCTCGGCCTGATGGAGCCGTTCGGCAGGGATGGCTACCTGCACCGCTTCACCTACGGCGCCGGAGAATATTCCCTGCCGAGCCATCTCGTTGCTTACTTCGCCGACGGTTCGACCGACACTGCCTCCTACTGGCAGGAACTGAACGTCTTCAAATACTCCGGCTTCGGCCGGGCAAAGGGGCGGATCGCATTTGTCGGCTATGGCATCAGCGAACCGGGAAAGGGCTGGGACGACTACGCCGGACTTGACGTAACCGGCTGCGTTGTCCTCGCGATGCGCGGGACGCCGGAGGTGCGGAATGTCGCTTGGGGCCCTGAAGGCGGCAATGGTTACAAATCGACCTTGGCCTTGAGCAAGGGTGCGGTAGGCTACATCTGCTGTGAGAATGACCCTCCCAAGTATGCGACACTGATGGAGGAGTCGTTCAGAGAGAACCTCCCGGCGGTCTGGATTTCACGCACTTTTGCCGACAGCCTCCTGAAAGGCACCGGAAAGACCAAGTCCCAGTGGCAGGATGCGATTAAGTCCACCGGAAAGCCGGTTTCACGAATGCTCGACGTCGAGGTCGATCTGCAGGTGAGCGGGAAGTACTACCCCGAACGCCCGACGACGAACATTGCCGGCATACTCGAAGGGAGCGATCCCGTTTTGAAGCGTGAACTGGTGGTCATCGGAGCCCATGCCGATCATCACGGAACGGATCCGGCCGGGAACATCTATCCTGGAGCCGATGACAACGCCTCGGGGACATCGGTGATGATGGAGTTGGCCGAGATCTTCAGCCGTATGAAAGATCGGCCCCGACGTTCACTAATGTTCATCGGCTTTGCCGCGGAGGAGGAAGGCCTCGTCGGGTCGGATAAGTTCTGCCAGGATCTGCCGCTGAAGGACTACGACGTCGTGGCAATGCTCAATATGGATATGGTGGGACAGGGCTCGGGCGAGATCGGCGTTGGAGGGCTCGGCCAGACTCCGGTGCTGGGGGAAGCGCTGTTCGCCGAATGGCCTGACAGCGCACTTGCGAAAATCGAGTTCTGGGGCTTGTGGCCCGGAAGTGATCACAAGTCGTTTGAAGCCGCAGGGATACCGGCCTTCATCGTCGGTGCCCGTGGAGACCATCCCAACTACCACACTCCCAATGACAAGGCCGAGAACATCAAAGGCTTCGTCCTGAAAAACGCCGGTGAGATGATGTTCCACTGCGCGCGGTCGCTGGCAAACTGGAACGAGCCACTAAAGCCGCTGGTCGGCAAGGCGCAGTATCTGGCAAGGAAGAATCCCAAGGTCATAACCGAGGGCATTGCGCTGGAGGGCTTGATATGGACCGGCAATGATTCCTACGACCGGGAGGCGAGAGGTCTGGTGTCATCGTCATTGGAGCCACCTCCCAATCGTGTAAAAGGGGTTAAATATCCAGCGTCGCTGGTAGTATTTGGTATGTCGTGGCCTCAACCGGCCGAAAATCGGCATGAAGTTCGAGCGGGGGGATATATGGAAGGCCTTGAATTCGCCCGCTTATGGTCAGCCAGTCAGGATCTGCCTTTTCTTGCCGACTCGGGTCGAAAGGACTACACCGGTGAGCCGTTTCTTGGCGTAACGGCATCTATCGGCATATCGGATGTCCCCTCTGATACGCTCACACTAAGAGCGCTATCCCGTGCCGGAGTAGGCTTTGTCTCAGCAGGTGGATTTGTCATACCGAAGGGCGGTAAGAGCAACGCCTTTTATCCCCCAGACTGGGCAGAGGTTACTGCAGCATGTCGCGCGACTGGTATTCGAGCCACCATTGCGGTTCAGACCTGGGCTTCGGATCCCCAATTCGCCGACCCGAATGCAACGATGCAGGAGTTGGCTGCTCTCGCCCGGCTGTGGGATGGAGAGATTATCGTCTATTTGCTTACCGATAAGCCGATGCCGGATGAGGGATTGAATGCGCTGCTTAAGGAAGGCTGCTTTCTATTTCTGAATCAACACTCCTCGTTAGAAACTGCGCAGAAGTCTGGTTATTTCAATCAGATAGGGATCGCTATCCAGCACCGTTTTGCCGATCATGGCGATTCCGCGCGCATACGGCTCATCGAATCGCTGCTTGCCGCCGGATTCGATGAGGATGCCATCGAGGATCTCCTGACCCGCAACCTTCAGCGGACATTGCAGCGCTGGTGGGCCGGCTCCCCGCCGTTACGATATAAGGAAAAATGAGAGATAGGATTCCTGATATGCTCATTTCACTTGCGTAAGGACGATGTCGGACCTCAAATTTAAATGAAAGTTGATTTGCAGAGCGTATGGAAACAGAAACTACCCCCAAAAGAATCTTCGAGGTTGCGCGAGATCTTCACGTAACCACTCCCGAAATCCTCGATTTTCTGACCCGTTGTGAGATCGAAGCGCCGCGCCGGCAAATGCAGCCGGTGACAGAAGAAATACACCGGCTCTTACTCTATCGCTTCGATCGCGCCGCGTTTAATATCTACGCCCTCGAAAACCACCTCGGAAGCGAGGAGATGGGGCGGCTGAATGTATTAGTTAGCAAGGCGATGCCCAGGCATCGGCGGCCGGCTCCGACTCCTCGCGCGGCAACTCCGGTCCGACCGCCGGTTGAGCAGGCTCTCTCC
Proteins encoded:
- a CDS encoding M28 family peptidase, with protein sequence MLKVECAPAFFRGLYCSMQNKQIRTFSAGLGMALLLTASQLPGAESPTRAIPGTPGWDCKFDTLRALRHVRVLASDSLAGRYSGFAGWDKVERYLAGHFKRLGLMEPFGRDGYLHRFTYGAGEYSLPSHLVAYFADGSTDTASYWQELNVFKYSGFGRAKGRIAFVGYGISEPGKGWDDYAGLDVTGCVVLAMRGTPEVRNVAWGPEGGNGYKSTLALSKGAVGYICCENDPPKYATLMEESFRENLPAVWISRTFADSLLKGTGKTKSQWQDAIKSTGKPVSRMLDVEVDLQVSGKYYPERPTTNIAGILEGSDPVLKRELVVIGAHADHHGTDPAGNIYPGADDNASGTSVMMELAEIFSRMKDRPRRSLMFIGFAAEEEGLVGSDKFCQDLPLKDYDVVAMLNMDMVGQGSGEIGVGGLGQTPVLGEALFAEWPDSALAKIEFWGLWPGSDHKSFEAAGIPAFIVGARGDHPNYHTPNDKAENIKGFVLKNAGEMMFHCARSLANWNEPLKPLVGKAQYLARKNPKVITEGIALEGLIWTGNDSYDREARGLVSSSLEPPPNRVKGVKYPASLVVFGMSWPQPAENRHEVRAGGYMEGLEFARLWSASQDLPFLADSGRKDYTGEPFLGVTASIGISDVPSDTLTLRALSRAGVGFVSAGGFVIPKGGKSNAFYPPDWAEVTAACRATGIRATIAVQTWASDPQFADPNATMQELAALARLWDGEIIVYLLTDKPMPDEGLNALLKEGCFLFLNQHSSLETAQKSGYFNQIGIAIQHRFADHGDSARIRLIESLLAAGFDEDAIEDLLTRNLQRTLQRWWAGSPPLRYKEK
- a CDS encoding sulfite exporter TauE/SafE family protein, which translates into the protein MLQTIGILLLGFLAGYWGGLVGLGGGVIVLPVLVLLFGMSQHVAQGTTLAMLLPPIGILAVITYHQKGLIDWRVAGLLCAGFVLGGWLGARLAVSLPTDVMRKVFAAGLFVISLKMFFYK
- the gap gene encoding type I glyceraldehyde-3-phosphate dehydrogenase, encoding MSIRIGINGFGRIGRLVFREMMRRGGYEVVLINDITDARTLAHLLKYDSTHGRYPGKVETGDNCIIVDGRTIKVSAEKNPANLPWRDLDVYFVVESTGVFSKREQCQMHLDAGAKKVILTVPAKGEIDATIVMGVNEHMLKAEHLVVSNASCTTNCLAPMAKVLSDSFGIVHGMMNTIHAYTNDQRVLDLPHSDLRRARSAALNSIPTSTGAAKAIGLVIPELKGKMDGLAIRVPVPDGSIVDLTCTLERDASKDAINEAMKAAADGPMKGILEFTADDVVSSDIVGNRHSCVFDSKLTMAISPRMVKVIGWYDNEYGYSCRVVDLIAKAVALK